In Mercenaria mercenaria strain notata chromosome 13, MADL_Memer_1, whole genome shotgun sequence, a single window of DNA contains:
- the LOC123529146 gene encoding mitochondrial potassium channel-like: MALRRTVLKSVTVYLRCLRTNQVRNKSITGYQSADNALQTVTGGRINRWLDAYEDFVGLTEVRIAQEQVTKAEANYRCVQEDRRSTQLALTAVQTKIKGIASEIEKTQRGTDTYLDLVTKENDIIKEEKDILEQLAAAEETEKRIFALLSSALRESHEKERARAERMKYWGIMGSIIGAVIGIIGTTFNNYLRMKELRGIVTDATEMNQVYREKTMDMGMTINEQYGKIYQFLVDIRSATGIALDSSQKGSVRGKELPLVLEKDAKLEEVLAALKRQEELFDKEIKNIGHALANRNANNAEGNVVYVGPEMEVMLKDTENNLAWKMKMQSLGTVTLIYAVAAVSIPVLYKLFGGS; encoded by the exons ATGGCACTAAGACGAACTGTACTGAAGAGTGTAACCGTATACTTGCGATGTCTTAGAACAAATCAAGTGAGAAACAAATCAATCACTGGTTATCAAAGCGCTGATAACGCTCTGCAAACAGTGACCGGCGGACGAATTAACCGGTGGCTAGACGCTTATGAAGATTTTGTAGGGCTTACTGAAGTCCGAATAGCCCAAGAACAGGTTACCAAG GCAGAAGCCAACTACAGATGTGTTCAAGAAGATCGTCGGTCAACACAACTGGCCTTGACTGCAGTTCAAACCAAAATCAAAGGAATCGCCTCAGAAATAGAGAAAACTCAAAGAGGAACTGACACTTACCTAGATCTGGTTACAAAGGAGAATGACATTATTAAGGAAGAAAAAGATATACTTGAACAGCTAGCTGCAGCTGAAGAAACAGAGAAACGTATATTTGCACTTCTCTCATCTGCCCTTAGAGAAAGTCATGAAAAGGAGAGAGCTAGAGCTGAGAGGATGAAATACTGGGGGATCATGGGATCAATAATCGGTGCTGTAATAGGAATAATTGGGACAACTTTTAATAATTATCTCAGAATGAAAGAATTAAGAGGTATTGTAACAGATGCCACAGAAATGAATCAAGTTTATAGAGAAAAGACAATGGATATGGGTATGACCATCAATGAACAGTATGGtaaaatttatcagtttttagtGGATATTAGATCAGCAACTGGAATTGCTCTAGATAGTTCGCAGAAAGGCAGTGTTAGAGGTAAAGAACTGCCTCTTGTTCTAGAAAAAGATGCCAAGCTTGAAGAAGTTCTTGCAGCTCTAAAACGACAAGAGGAACTGTttgataaagaaattaaaaatattggaCATGCTTTAGCAAATAGAAATGCAAACAATGCAGAGGGGAATGTAGTTTATGTTGGGCCAGAAATGGAAGTAATGCTTAAGGACACTGAAAACAATCTTGCATGGAAAATGAAAATGCAATCATTAGGAACTGTAACTCTTATCTATGCTGTGGCAGCTGTCTCTATACCTGTATTATATAAATTGTTTGGTGGTAGCTGA
- the LOC128547884 gene encoding uncharacterized protein LOC128547884 isoform X2, whose protein sequence is MFNMYIFSGAPRRFLGRDGLHLNIEGTEKLANIIETAMESVPAVSVPTYSPSREPEATCIAPPGRPNQPSPSDHQQSQGWSKVHRIGRKSYSSRKTGRRSSSRRKSGEQASSGSVGGQSSLVERALENRRVYEAVRDLPSAPLSNGWYQAAAPASVRRSSTYLQSTSRRHGNGSSPRVTPSTSSSQRCRRKTLFSSDKFVLCENECIYYLNTDVSSNLVGGGVETPMFSSTDRVLSYGEASCILESN, encoded by the exons atgtttaacatgtatattttttcaggCGCTCCTCGTCGGTTTCTGGGGAGAGATGGACTACACCTCAATATCGAAGGCACTGAGAAGTTGGCCAACATCATCGAAACAGCAATGGAGTCCGTACCGGCAGTTTCCGTACCCACGTATTCTCCGAGTCGTGAGCCAGAGGCTACGTGCATCGCACCTCCGGGAAGACCAAATCAACCGTCACCGTCCGATCATCAGCAATCCCAAGGTTGGTCCAAGGTTCATAGGATAGGTCGCAAGTCGTACTCAAGTCGTAAAACAGGTCGTCGGTCGTCTTCACGTCGAAAGTCGGGTGAACAAGCCTCGTCGGGTTCTGTTGGTGGTCAATCGTCTTTGGTTGAGAGAGCTTTAGAAAACAGG AGAGTCTACGAAGCCGTTCGTGATCTTCCATCTGCTCCACTATCAAACGGCTGGTATCAAGCAGCTGCACCTGCGTCGGTTAGAAGATCATCTACTTACCTACAGTCTACAAGTCGTCGCCATGGTAACGGTTCCTCGCCAAGAGTTACACCTTCAACTAGTTCATCACAGCGTTGTCGTAGAAAAACTCTTTTCAGTAGTGATAAGTTTGTTTTGTGTGAAAatgaatgtatatattatttgaatACCGATGTGTCGTCAAATCTCGTTGGGGGCGGAGTTGAAACACCAATGTTTTCGTCCACTGATAGGGTATTATCTTACGGAGAAGCGTCCTGCATTCTGGAATCGAACTAG